A genomic region of Parcubacteria group bacterium contains the following coding sequences:
- a CDS encoding segregation/condensation protein A — translation MAYHFKSDKFEGPLDLLLQLIEEQKMSITEVSLATVADQYLEYLSQKEKITLENLADFLTVASKLILIKSKALLPTLEFSDEEEKEILDLEKQLAEFKKFKDISISIGKMSESKRISFSREKFVAIKTFFYPPENINVFDFKKYFLKVLSEIPAFEKLEEEMVREVITLEERIGHLHDFIKGKIETSFSELVSSAEDKIDVIVSFLAMLEMVKQKIINVEQNELFENIKMKIKS, via the coding sequence ATGGCGTATCATTTTAAATCGGATAAATTCGAGGGACCGCTCGACCTTCTTTTGCAGTTAATTGAGGAGCAGAAAATGAGTATTACGGAAGTAAGTCTGGCAACGGTGGCGGATCAGTATTTGGAGTATCTAAGCCAAAAAGAAAAGATAACACTGGAAAATTTGGCTGATTTTTTGACCGTCGCGTCCAAACTTATCCTCATAAAATCCAAGGCGCTTCTGCCGACGCTGGAGTTTTCTGATGAAGAAGAAAAAGAGATATTGGATCTGGAAAAACAACTGGCCGAGTTTAAGAAATTCAAGGATATTTCTATTTCCATTGGAAAAATGTCCGAGTCGAAAAGAATCAGTTTTTCCAGGGAAAAATTTGTGGCGATAAAAACATTTTTCTATCCCCCGGAGAACATTAATGTTTTTGATTTCAAGAAATATTTTTTGAAAGTGCTGAGTGAAATTCCGGCATTCGAAAAATTGGAGGAAGAAATGGTGCGAGAGGTGATAACTCTGGAAGAAAGAATCGGGCATCTCCATGATTTCATTAAAGGAAAGATAGAAACATCATTTTCAGAACTAGTTTCCAGCGCGGAAGACAAAATAGATGTAATTGTTTCATTTCTTGCGATGCTGGAAATGGTGAAACAGAAGATTATAAACGTGGAACAAAATGAATTATTTGAGAATATTAAGATGAAAATTAAAAGTTAA
- the scpB gene encoding SMC-Scp complex subunit ScpB gives MELENLKSAIESLLFISGEPMKITKIAKIIEVSKEDIENALMLLTGDYSTQKRGITIIKKEDEAQMATSPENASFVDKVVKSDLQESLSNASLEVLSIIAYRGPISRAEIEAIRGVNCTYTVRNLLMRGLIERIDNPKDLRGYVYKISFEFLKKLGIDSVDKLPSYEELSKDSRIESVVDNN, from the coding sequence ATGGAATTAGAAAATTTGAAATCAGCGATTGAAAGCCTTTTGTTCATCAGCGGGGAGCCGATGAAAATAACAAAAATTGCAAAAATTATTGAAGTTTCCAAGGAAGACATTGAAAATGCTCTGATGCTTTTGACCGGAGATTATTCAACGCAAAAAAGAGGAATAACGATAATCAAAAAAGAAGATGAAGCTCAAATGGCGACTAGTCCCGAAAATGCTTCTTTTGTGGACAAAGTGGTGAAAAGCGATCTTCAGGAATCGTTATCAAATGCATCGCTCGAAGTGCTTTCGATCATCGCTTATCGCGGGCCGATTTCGAGAGCCGAAATAGAAGCGATCAGAGGAGTTAATTGCACTTATACCGTCAGGAATTTGCTGATGAGGGGATTAATCGAGAGAATAGATAATCCGAAAGATTTGCGGGGATATGTCTACAAAATTTCCTTTGAATTTTTGAAAAAACTGGGGATAGATAGTGTAGATAAATTACCAAGTTACGAAGAATTATCGAAGGATAGTAGGATAGAGAGCGTTGTAGATAATAATTAG
- a CDS encoding serine hydrolase, whose amino-acid sequence MSTSAMVLMLVIAPLNSFLFASKSFSIPNNDQSASIQKENSGFVEGVEKDTEKSAVNSAPAPIPIFQPIKKETATNLAIPNAHSSLIIDVDTKKVLYESSGNERRQIASLTKMMTATLVMEKISNLDELVTIGEEEVYIEGTKVGCPRSGYCISQRLKVGEKISTLSLLKAMLMNSANDAALALGKHIGGSEEAFVDMMNRKAKELGLNDTNFCTPSGLEPDGRELECYSSAHDIAYIAANSIKYDLIWDIMRLPNNTVVTSADGTCSHTILNTDIVLNDITNCIGGKTGFTPLAGRSLLLGASDPTGKHRIIAVLLDDPYRWQDIKTMISWTFQSYEWR is encoded by the coding sequence ATGTCGACTTCAGCAATGGTTTTAATGCTGGTGATAGCGCCGTTAAATTCGTTTTTATTTGCGAGTAAGTCTTTTAGCATTCCCAATAATGATCAATCCGCTTCGATCCAGAAAGAAAATTCCGGTTTTGTCGAAGGCGTGGAAAAAGACACGGAAAAATCGGCAGTGAATAGCGCCCCAGCTCCAATTCCAATATTCCAGCCGATCAAAAAAGAAACTGCGACAAATCTGGCTATTCCCAATGCCCATTCCTCATTAATTATAGATGTTGATACGAAAAAAGTCCTTTACGAAAGTAGCGGCAATGAGCGAAGACAGATTGCGTCACTTACCAAGATGATGACAGCGACGCTGGTTATGGAAAAAATTTCTAATTTAGACGAGCTGGTTACTATAGGTGAAGAGGAAGTTTATATTGAAGGAACAAAAGTGGGCTGTCCGCGCTCCGGTTATTGCATTAGCCAAAGGTTAAAAGTGGGAGAAAAGATTTCAACTCTGAGTCTTTTGAAAGCAATGCTTATGAATAGCGCCAATGATGCAGCTTTGGCCTTAGGAAAGCATATTGGAGGATCAGAAGAAGCCTTTGTCGACATGATGAATAGAAAAGCCAAAGAGCTAGGTCTCAACGATACTAATTTTTGCACTCCTTCCGGACTGGAACCGGACGGAAGGGAGTTGGAATGTTATTCATCAGCTCACGATATCGCTTATATCGCTGCTAATTCAATAAAATATGATCTTATTTGGGATATTATGCGCCTTCCAAATAATACTGTTGTAACTTCGGCGGATGGAACTTGCAGCCATACAATTCTTAATACGGACATTGTTCTGAATGATATTACGAATTGCATTGGAGGAAAAACAGGATTTACTCCTTTGGCTGGGAGGTCGCTTCTTTTGGGCGCATCGGATCCGACTGGAAAACATAGGATAATAGCAGTGCTTCTGGATGATCCGTATCGATGGCAGGATATTAAGACGATGATTAGCTGGACATTTCAGTCGTATGAATGGAGATAA
- a CDS encoding phospho-N-acetylmuramoyl-pentapeptide-transferase, with protein MQIAQIQTIPQVVEILKVLTTGFLAFVLAFLVTPIWTHFLYKYKIGIKIKDKSVDGKELTYVNHLHAGKNGTPTMGGLIIWFSVAVLVFASHFLFPFIAKWTGINFFARLDFYSRSQVWLPLFALISAGILGLVDDFMSVKGCGKNKGGGMRFAMRFWWLLVIAGIGSWWFFSKLGWDRIHIPAYGDVSIGFWYIPLFIFVILYSAISSNETDGLDGLDGGILAIAFSSFALISFFQNKLDLAAFCAAIGGALLAFLWFNIFPARFIMGDTGAVSLGATLGVVAMLTNSVIALFIITFIYILESGSVVIQLFSKKFFHRKVFLAAPIHHHFEAKGWPETKVTMRAWIITIVMALVGVIMGILGGGRFHQ; from the coding sequence ATGCAGATTGCGCAAATACAAACAATTCCGCAGGTAGTTGAAATTCTGAAGGTCTTAACGACCGGATTTTTGGCTTTTGTTTTGGCTTTTTTAGTTACCCCTATTTGGACCCACTTCCTCTATAAATATAAAATAGGAATAAAAATAAAGGACAAGTCGGTCGATGGGAAAGAACTTACTTATGTTAATCATCTTCATGCCGGAAAAAACGGCACTCCGACTATGGGCGGACTCATCATTTGGTTTTCGGTAGCCGTTCTGGTTTTTGCTTCTCATTTTTTATTTCCATTTATTGCCAAATGGACTGGCATCAATTTTTTTGCCAGACTGGATTTTTACAGTCGTTCTCAGGTCTGGCTTCCTCTCTTTGCATTAATTTCAGCAGGGATTTTGGGTTTAGTTGATGATTTTATGAGCGTTAAGGGTTGCGGAAAAAACAAAGGCGGAGGGATGAGATTTGCGATGAGGTTTTGGTGGCTTTTGGTGATTGCCGGAATCGGATCCTGGTGGTTTTTTTCAAAATTGGGCTGGGATAGGATTCACATTCCAGCTTATGGAGATGTGTCTATCGGATTTTGGTATATTCCGCTTTTCATTTTTGTTATCTTGTATTCAGCCATTTCATCCAATGAAACTGATGGACTGGATGGACTGGATGGAGGAATATTGGCCATCGCTTTTTCGTCTTTTGCGCTGATTTCTTTTTTTCAAAATAAGCTGGATCTGGCTGCTTTTTGTGCGGCAATCGGCGGAGCGCTTCTGGCCTTTCTCTGGTTTAATATTTTTCCAGCCAGATTTATTATGGGCGATACAGGCGCGGTTTCGCTTGGCGCGACGCTGGGAGTGGTAGCAATGCTTACTAATTCAGTTATAGCTTTGTTTATTATAACTTTTATTTATATTTTGGAATCGGGAAGCGTGGTAATCCAGCTTTTCAGCAAGAAATTTTTCCATCGAAAAGTATTTTTGGCAGCTCCAATCCATCACCATTTTGAAGCCAAGGGCTGGCCGGAAACTAAAGTGACAATGAGAGCCTGGATTATTACCATAGTCATGGCGCTGGTTGGAGTGATTATGGGAATTTTAGGAGGGGGAAGATTCCATCAGTAA
- the pgk gene encoding phosphoglycerate kinase, whose product MKKIQNADLKDKKVLLRVDFNVSLEKGDVKEKYKIRACRESLIYLMSQDAKVALLTYFGRPGGKKDPRYSLDQIKDDVEDILDCKVKFVSDCIGEEVKKTVDNLEKGEVALLENVRFYSEEGDVEKGTSYDPEFAKKLADGFDIFINEAFSQSHRNQASITGIENILPSYAGLWLQKEIEHLDRVKNNPQHPAVAIIGGAKIETKLPLIKSFEESYDNILVGGKIANEAIDEKITFGEKVMLPVDFSGDRLDIGKETIKNFSEIIKNAKTIVWNGPMGKFEESPYDLGTKEILKAVIESGEYSLLGGGESVEILEKENAMEKISFVSTGGGAMLEYLSGNPMPGLEALND is encoded by the coding sequence ATGAAAAAAATACAAAACGCAGATTTAAAAGACAAAAAAGTATTGCTGAGAGTGGATTTTAACGTTTCTCTGGAGAAGGGAGACGTAAAGGAGAAATACAAGATAAGGGCATGCAGAGAATCACTCATTTATCTTATGTCGCAAGATGCGAAAGTAGCATTGCTTACCTATTTTGGCCGTCCGGGAGGGAAAAAAGATCCTCGATATTCATTAGATCAGATTAAGGACGACGTAGAAGATATTTTGGACTGTAAAGTTAAATTTGTTTCTGATTGCATTGGGGAAGAAGTGAAAAAAACAGTAGATAATTTAGAAAAAGGAGAGGTAGCTTTGCTGGAGAATGTAAGATTTTATTCCGAAGAAGGGGATGTGGAAAAAGGCACATCCTATGATCCGGAATTTGCCAAAAAATTAGCAGACGGATTTGATATTTTTATCAATGAAGCATTCAGCCAATCTCATCGGAATCAGGCTTCTATTACGGGAATAGAAAATATTTTACCTAGCTATGCCGGTCTTTGGCTTCAAAAAGAAATAGAGCATCTGGATAGGGTCAAAAATAATCCCCAGCATCCGGCAGTGGCGATTATCGGCGGAGCCAAAATTGAGACCAAACTTCCGCTAATAAAAAGTTTTGAAGAAAGTTATGACAATATTTTGGTCGGAGGAAAAATCGCCAACGAAGCAATTGATGAAAAAATAACTTTTGGCGAAAAAGTGATGCTTCCGGTTGATTTTTCAGGCGATAGGCTGGATATTGGCAAAGAAACCATTAAAAATTTCTCGGAAATTATTAAAAACGCCAAAACAATTGTCTGGAACGGTCCGATGGGAAAATTTGAAGAAAGTCCGTATGATTTGGGGACGAAAGAGATATTGAAAGCCGTGATAGAAAGCGGGGAATATTCTTTGCTGGGAGGGGGAGAATCGGTAGAGATTTTGGAAAAAGAGAATGCAATGGAAAAAATATCTTTTGTTTCGACCGGAGGGGGAGCAATGCTGGAATATCTGTCCGGCAATCCGATGCCGGGGTTGGAGGCGCTAAATGATTAG
- the eno gene encoding phosphopyruvate hydratase, giving the protein MSKIQKIYAREILDSRGDPTVEVEVELESGVKCVAAVPSGASTGSYEAIELRDGDKSRYQGKGVLKAVKNANEEIQEALLGKESENQKEIDEIMIKLDGTENKSRLGANAILGVSLAVCRASAAEQKKPLYQYIAETFGIKSKKYNLPIPMFNVLNGGQHSDSGLSIQEFKIVPTGVISFKEQLRAGSEIFHALKKILENNEQKTSVGDEGGFAPNLESNTQALELICQAIKEAGYALGSQVNIGLDAAASSFFNKDDNQYFLEPEKVALSRESLINLYREWIDKYSVISVEDGLNEDDFEGWGILTKKLEEKNPSPDISKVIGKYMTIGDDLLVTNTKRLKKAIETKACNSVLIKVNQIGTLSETVECIKLAHKNNMKTVISHRSGETTDDFISDLAVGTGSEFMKSGSLSRGERLCKYNRLTKIEEEIK; this is encoded by the coding sequence ATGTCAAAGATACAGAAAATTTATGCTAGGGAAATTTTGGATTCAAGGGGCGATCCGACTGTGGAAGTTGAGGTTGAACTAGAAAGCGGAGTAAAATGCGTGGCGGCAGTACCATCGGGCGCTTCAACCGGATCATACGAAGCGATCGAACTTCGCGATGGAGACAAAAGCCGATATCAGGGCAAAGGCGTCTTGAAAGCAGTGAAGAATGCAAATGAAGAAATTCAAGAAGCGCTTCTTGGAAAAGAATCGGAAAACCAAAAAGAGATTGATGAAATAATGATAAAACTGGATGGAACAGAAAATAAATCAAGGCTTGGAGCCAATGCGATACTGGGAGTATCTTTAGCGGTTTGCCGCGCATCTGCCGCAGAACAGAAAAAACCATTATATCAATATATCGCTGAAACTTTTGGGATAAAAAGCAAGAAATACAATCTTCCCATCCCGATGTTTAATGTTTTGAATGGCGGACAGCATAGCGATTCGGGGCTTTCTATTCAAGAATTCAAAATTGTTCCCACAGGAGTAATAAGTTTCAAAGAACAACTTCGGGCGGGAAGTGAAATTTTTCATGCCCTTAAAAAAATATTGGAAAACAATGAACAGAAAACCAGCGTGGGAGACGAGGGAGGATTTGCTCCGAACCTGGAAAGCAATACTCAGGCATTAGAATTAATTTGTCAGGCCATAAAAGAAGCTGGATATGCTCTTGGCAGTCAAGTTAATATCGGTTTGGATGCTGCGGCTAGCTCTTTTTTCAACAAAGATGACAATCAATATTTTTTGGAACCGGAAAAAGTGGCGCTCAGCCGGGAAAGCTTAATAAATTTATACAGAGAATGGATTGATAAATATAGCGTAATTTCAGTAGAAGACGGACTCAATGAAGATGACTTCGAAGGATGGGGGATTTTGACCAAAAAATTGGAAGAAAAAAATCCATCCCCGGATATTTCGAAAGTAATTGGGAAATATATGACTATTGGCGATGATTTGCTGGTGACCAATACAAAACGGCTAAAAAAAGCGATTGAAACCAAAGCTTGCAACAGCGTGCTTATTAAAGTAAATCAAATCGGAACGCTTTCTGAAACAGTTGAATGCATCAAACTGGCTCACAAAAATAATATGAAAACGGTAATTTCCCACCGAAGCGGAGAAACGACAGATGATTTTATTTCCGATTTGGCTGTCGGAACCGGATCGGAGTTTATGAAATCCGGATCGCTTTCCCGGGGCGAAAGGCTTTGTAAATATAATAGACTTACGAAGATTGAGGAAGAAATAAAATAA
- a CDS encoding carbohydrate kinase family protein — MQIICIGSSAKDVFYPTEKGHIVDTPEDLESQKKFCFELGAKYQVEDRYESIGGCAANVAVGLSRLGIKTYCYTKIGKDNLGEWIVEELKREGVDKEFVEIEKDCQSDLSAIIVDKKSGEHTIFFNRDANERLEIFPEKLKKADWIFVSALNSSEFVKWEENLGKIVGVCKERGIKLALNPGQSNIKENCAKIIEAIKQSQILMLNKDEAIEIMSREKKYSAEDLNDEIFLLENLKAMGPETVTLTDGARGAWLLEGNSFLQTETIGKNPVETTGAGDAFSSGFLAAHLKGKDAEECLKWGIANSGNSLNFFGATGGLLKEEGMLEKIKEVEIKKI, encoded by the coding sequence ATGCAAATTATCTGCATTGGATCATCGGCAAAAGATGTTTTTTATCCCACGGAAAAAGGGCATATTGTTGATACCCCGGAAGATTTGGAATCGCAAAAAAAATTCTGTTTTGAGCTTGGCGCCAAATATCAAGTGGAAGATCGATACGAATCCATTGGAGGATGCGCAGCCAATGTGGCGGTGGGACTTTCCAGATTAGGCATAAAAACTTATTGCTATACAAAAATAGGAAAAGATAATTTGGGAGAATGGATTGTTGAAGAGCTTAAGCGCGAGGGGGTGGATAAAGAGTTTGTGGAAATCGAAAAAGATTGCCAGAGTGATTTGTCAGCCATAATTGTGGACAAAAAGAGCGGAGAGCATACAATATTTTTCAATCGTGATGCCAATGAGAGATTAGAAATATTTCCCGAAAAACTGAAAAAAGCCGATTGGATTTTTGTGAGTGCTTTAAACAGCAGCGAGTTTGTTAAATGGGAAGAAAATCTAGGCAAGATTGTTGGAGTTTGCAAGGAAAGGGGAATAAAGTTGGCGCTTAATCCAGGCCAATCTAATATTAAAGAAAATTGCGCTAAAATTATTGAAGCAATAAAACAGAGCCAAATTCTGATGCTTAATAAAGATGAAGCGATTGAAATTATGTCGCGAGAAAAAAAATATTCAGCCGAAGATCTAAATGATGAAATATTTTTGCTGGAAAATCTCAAAGCGATGGGACCAGAAACGGTAACACTTACAGATGGAGCGCGCGGAGCCTGGCTTCTTGAAGGCAACTCTTTTTTGCAAACGGAAACTATTGGAAAAAATCCAGTGGAAACAACTGGAGCGGGAGATGCTTTTTCCAGCGGTTTTTTGGCAGCTCATCTTAAGGGAAAAGACGCTGAAGAATGTTTAAAATGGGGAATTGCCAATAGCGGAAATTCTTTGAACTTTTTTGGAGCAACAGGAGGGCTTTTGAAGGAAGAAGGAATGCTTGAAAAAATAAAAGAAGTTGAAATTAAAAAAATATAG
- a CDS encoding cell division FtsA domain-containing protein: MGFFGKNKNDTILALDIGTEVVKALVFEADLKDNKGVVIGVGKKRQGRKNMQSGAVSDITGVINTCKDAIEIACQKAGIKKIKKGIVGIAGELVKGTTTTVHYERAEPESKIDLPELKNIIQKVQEKAYERIESQLAWETGQNDIEVKLINAAIVDVRIDGYQVSNPIGFQGRDVSISIFNAYAPMIHLGALQTIADELGINLISIAAEPYAVARSVDYEDVLDFSAIFIDIGGGTTDIAVVRNGGLEGTKMFSLGGRAFTKRLSQELNIGFEEAEIFKIKYSEGKLGSDVSIKIDEILRGDSMVWLGGVELSLMEFSETDLLPSKILLCGGGSALPGIRRVLASAEWIQNLSFSKPPVVSFLQPGDVAKVFDATKELGTPQDVTPMGLANLALEIAGEERVMASILRRVLQGMKR, encoded by the coding sequence ATGGGATTTTTTGGCAAAAACAAAAACGATACAATACTGGCGCTGGACATTGGAACAGAGGTAGTAAAAGCTCTTGTTTTTGAGGCTGATTTGAAAGATAATAAGGGGGTGGTGATTGGTGTCGGCAAGAAAAGACAAGGAAGAAAGAATATGCAAAGCGGCGCTGTTTCCGACATCACTGGCGTGATAAATACCTGTAAAGATGCTATTGAAATAGCTTGTCAAAAAGCGGGAATTAAGAAAATAAAAAAAGGAATAGTGGGAATTGCCGGAGAACTTGTTAAAGGAACAACAACCACGGTGCATTACGAAAGAGCTGAGCCTGAATCAAAAATTGATCTTCCGGAACTCAAAAATATTATTCAGAAAGTTCAAGAAAAAGCCTATGAAAGAATTGAAAGCCAGCTGGCTTGGGAAACAGGACAAAATGATATTGAAGTGAAGCTTATTAATGCAGCTATAGTGGATGTCAGGATTGACGGCTATCAAGTTTCGAATCCTATCGGTTTTCAGGGAAGAGATGTTTCGATAAGCATTTTTAACGCTTATGCTCCTATGATTCATCTGGGAGCGCTCCAGACCATTGCTGATGAATTGGGAATCAATCTTATTAGTATCGCAGCGGAACCGTATGCAGTGGCAAGGTCGGTGGATTATGAGGATGTTTTGGATTTTAGCGCTATCTTTATTGACATCGGCGGCGGAACAACTGACATTGCGGTTGTCAGAAATGGCGGTCTTGAAGGGACAAAAATGTTTTCTTTGGGCGGCAGGGCTTTTACGAAAAGATTGTCGCAAGAATTAAATATCGGATTCGAAGAAGCGGAAATTTTTAAGATAAAATACTCCGAAGGAAAATTGGGATCCGATGTTTCCATAAAAATAGACGAAATACTTCGAGGGGATTCGATGGTCTGGCTTGGAGGAGTAGAGCTTTCGCTTATGGAGTTTTCAGAAACTGATCTGTTGCCTTCAAAGATTTTGCTTTGCGGAGGAGGATCGGCTCTTCCGGGCATAAGGAGAGTCCTGGCCTCTGCCGAATGGATACAGAACCTTTCATTTTCAAAACCTCCTGTGGTAAGTTTTTTGCAGCCTGGCGATGTGGCAAAAGTTTTCGATGCAACCAAGGAGCTTGGAACTCCTCAAGATGTGACTCCGATGGGACTTGCAAATCTGGCGCTTGAAATAGCCGGCGAGGAAAGAGTTATGGCAAGCATCCTGAGAAGAGTTTTGCAAGGAATGAAAAGATGA